Within Xanthomonas oryzae pv. oryzae, the genomic segment TGTGCGAGGCGTGGCGCAAACGTGCCGAGCAGGCCGAATCCACCTGGCGCTTCTCCGACGAAGCGCAAGCGGCCGAACGCAAAGAGCGCTTTGATCAGATGCGCCGGGTACTCGACGAAAGCCGCTGCGCCAATCCGACCGCAACGCCCTAAGCACACCTCTCGTGTGATCGGCGCAGCGAGATCTGCAGCAAAGGCGAGCAATCGCCAGCGTCATTCCGCCAGACGCGCTCGGAGCCAGCGTGTGCAGGAACGGGCCGGTCAACCTCCCTGCGCTGTCCATCGTCGCGACACAGGTGCTTTGTTGCCTGCGCCTAAAACCCGTAACGCAAGAATCCGCCATCTACCGCGATGCATTCGCCGGTGATGTAACTGGCGGCTGGCAAACATAGAAATCCTACTGCAGCGGCCACCTCCTCCGGTTCGCCGATGCGGCGCATCGGGGTGCGTTCGATCACTTGCTCGTAGTAATCCGGATCCGACAACGGCCCGGAGGTGCGGCGTGTGCGGATGTACCACGGCGCCACCGCGTTGACGCGGATGCCGTCTTCGGCCCATTCCACCGCCAGGTTGCGCGTCATCTGCTGCAACGCCGCCTTGGTCATGCCGTACGGCGCGCCGCTGCGCACATGGGTGATGCCCGAGACGCTGCCGACATTGACGATCGCTGACGCAGCATGTTGCGTCAGCAACGGATGCGCATAACGCGACAATTCGAATGCGGAAAACACATTCGTTTCGAAGATGCCGCGCCACTCGTCTTCGGTGTAATCGATCGCGGCGCGGCTGACGTTGCCGCCGGCATTGTTGATCAGCAGATGCAAGCCGTCGGCGTGGTCTTCCACCCAATCCAGGATCGCGCGGCGCTCTTCATCGTCGGACACATCGGCGGCCAACCCGTGCAGTTCGCGCTGGGGAAATTCCTCGGCAAGTTCATCGCGCGCCTGCGCCAGGGCATCGGCATCGCGGGCCACCATCAGCAGGTCGGCGCCGAAGCCGAGCAGTTCGCGCGCAATGGCAAGGCCAATCCCGGCGCTGGCGCCGGTGATGAGGGCGGTCTGTCCATCCAGCCGCCAACGGTGCGTTGTCACGTGGGTACCCCTCTTCAAGACGCAGGAAAACGGCCGCTGCTGCG encodes:
- a CDS encoding SDR family oxidoreductase, translated to MTTHRWRLDGQTALITGASAGIGLAIARELLGFGADLLMVARDADALAQARDELAEEFPQRELHGLAADVSDDEERRAILDWVEDHADGLHLLINNAGGNVSRAAIDYTEDEWRGIFETNVFSAFELSRYAHPLLTQHAASAIVNVGSVSGITHVRSGAPYGMTKAALQQMTRNLAVEWAEDGIRVNAVAPWYIRTRRTSGPLSDPDYYEQVIERTPMRRIGEPEEVAAAVGFLCLPAASYITGECIAVDGGFLRYGF